CGACCACTTTTCCGATTATATCGCGGGCATGACGGCCGTCGATGGCGCTTTGGTGCTCACCCAGCAAATTGATATTGTGGGTTTTGGGGTCGAGATTCAGGCTACCCAGGTGCCGCTCAGCTCCGTGTACCGGGCCCTGAACGTGGAAGGCACCAGCTTTCAAGCGGTGCCCGCCGACCACGGCGGCACCCGCCACCGGGCCGCCTACCGCCTGTGCCTGGCGGCGCCCGAGTGCCTGGCCATTGTGGTGTCGCAGGATGGCAACGTGCAGTTTGTGCACAACCAGGATGGCCAAGTGGTGTTCTGGGACCAGTTGTCGTTTTAAGCGCAACCTCGCGCTTAGGTCTTCTGCTTCTTCTTCTTGGCCGCCGGGAAGAGCACGTTGTTCAGAATCAGGCGGTAGCCGGGCGAGTTGGGGTGCAGCGAGAGGTCGGTGGGCTCTTCGCCCACCAGGTGCTGGTAGTCCTCGGGGTCGTGGCCGCCGTAGAAAGTCCAGGTTCCTTTGCCCAGGGTGCCGTGCATGTAGCGCACCTCGCCGTCCTGCTTGGTTTCGCCCATAATGATAACATCGGGCTTGATGAGGCTTTTGCGAAACGCCGTGGTCTGGCCCATGAAGCCGTGGATGGTCTTCTCGTGGTTCTGGGTCAGCATGGTCGGCACCGGGTCGTACTTGGCCGAGAAGGTAAAAAGCTGAAAATAATCGTTTTGCTCGTAGAGGCCGCGCTCATACGGCTGCATGTCGATGTTGGAGTACTCGTACTCCATCGGGTTTGTTTTCAGCTGGAAGTTCTGGAAAGCCAGCGTGCGGTTGAAGTTGAGCTTACTTTGGGCGTTGGGGTCGGCGGGGTCGCCGTCGTACATGCTTTCCACCATATCGACCCCTAGCCCGGCCAGGGCGATGTCGTAGCTGTCGGTGGCCGAGCACATGGCAAACATGAAGCCGCCGCCCGCAATAAACTCCTGCATCTTCACGGCTTCGGCCGCCTTCATCTCGCTCACTTTCTTGAAGTTGTTGCGCTTGGCGGCGGCTTCGGCCTCGCGCTGCTGCTGCTGGTACCAGGGCGCGTAGCGGTAGGCCGAATAAAACTTACCGTACTGGCCCGTAAAATCCTCGTGGTGCAGGTGTAGCCAGTCGTACTTGGGCAGCACGCCCGAGAGCACCTCGTCGTCGTAAATCTTGTCATAGGGAATCTCGGCGTAGGTGAGCACCATCGTCACGGCGTCGTCCCAGGGCTGCTTGCCCTTGGGCGTGTACACCGCGATTTTGGGGACTTTCTCCAGCTTCATCACGTCCATGTTGGCGTTGGGGTCGGCTATCTGCTGCAAAATGCCGGTGTACTGCGCCTCCGAAATGGTCTGGAACGTGATGCCGCGCACGCTTAGCTCGTTTTCCAGGGCCGGCTGCGCCTCGCAGGCAAAGGAGCCACCCCGGTAATTGAGCAGCCAATCAATTTCAATCTGCTTGCTCAACGCCCAGTAACACAGGCCATAAGCTTTGAGATGTTCCTTCTGGGTGTTATCCATCGGGATGAAAATATGGTTGGCGCGGGCCGCCAGGGCCGGGGCCAGCAACGCCAACAACAGGGCAAGACGCTTCAGCAACATACTTTTGAGGACTAAGGGCCTAGCTGCCCAACGGGCCGGCCGCAACCGTAGTTCAAGGTAAGGCGCGGTCGCTGAACTTTGCGGTGCCAGCACCGGCTAGCCGCCCGCATCGGTGAAATCTGCCCAATCTGCCCAATCTGCGATTTTATGAGTTTTCTGGAAAATATCCGCGAGGCGCTGCGCTCCATCTCCGGCAATCTGCTGCGCACCATTCTCACGGCGCTCATCGTGAGCATTGGGCTAATGGCCTTGGTGGGTATTCTCACGGCCATTGACGCCATGCGCCATTCGCTGGGCGATACCTTCGCTAGCCTCGGGGCTAATGCCTTTGAAATCAAGGCCAAAGGCTATAATAACCGCTTTCGGCGCGGCGGCGTGCAGGGCAAGCAGTACCCGCCGCTGAGCTACCTGCAAGCCACGCTTTATAAAAAAGAGCTGACCCGCCGCGAGCCGGGCACGGTGGTAGGCGTGTCGGCCTTCATCAGCGGAGCCACCGAAATCAAGGCCAACGGCCAGAAAACCAACCCCAACATGCAGGTGGTAGCCGGCGACGAAA
The genomic region above belongs to Hymenobacter sp. BRD128 and contains:
- a CDS encoding diadenylate cyclase — translated: MLTTQIDHFSDYIAGMTAVDGALVLTQQIDIVGFGVEIQATQVPLSSVYRALNVEGTSFQAVPADHGGTRHRAAYRLCLAAPECLAIVVSQDGNVQFVHNQDGQVVFWDQLSF
- a CDS encoding asparagine synthetase B, with the translated sequence MLLKRLALLLALLAPALAARANHIFIPMDNTQKEHLKAYGLCYWALSKQIEIDWLLNYRGGSFACEAQPALENELSVRGITFQTISEAQYTGILQQIADPNANMDVMKLEKVPKIAVYTPKGKQPWDDAVTMVLTYAEIPYDKIYDDEVLSGVLPKYDWLHLHHEDFTGQYGKFYSAYRYAPWYQQQQREAEAAAKRNNFKKVSEMKAAEAVKMQEFIAGGGFMFAMCSATDSYDIALAGLGVDMVESMYDGDPADPNAQSKLNFNRTLAFQNFQLKTNPMEYEYSNIDMQPYERGLYEQNDYFQLFTFSAKYDPVPTMLTQNHEKTIHGFMGQTTAFRKSLIKPDVIIMGETKQDGEVRYMHGTLGKGTWTFYGGHDPEDYQHLVGEEPTDLSLHPNSPGYRLILNNVLFPAAKKKKQKT